AAGCTGTCTTAGAACCTATCTTATAGGAAACTTTACCCATATCATTCATTTCAAAATCAACATCTATACCTAGCTCAGAGTTAGAACCTTGAATGTGAGAAGGGCTTACTTGATTAAAAGTAAAGTTCTTAGAAGCAAAACTCGCCCCAGAACCAATTTGAACAGCAAATGGCTTCTCAACACCAGTAGTTGCAAAGAAATCAAAAGCTGCACCAGGATTAACAAAGTCCTGAATAGAAAGATCTGAATTAACTGTAACAGAGTGACCATTATTAGAAAGAGTAAAAGCCTCTACGCTTGTAGAAACAACATCGTTCTTCTTAACGACTTCAGTTCCAAGCTTAGCAGTATTCGCAGCATTCTTCTCAATTGCTTTTTCTGCAATTTGCTTTGTAGCATCTGCCTCAACAACTGCTGGCTGTTGTGGAGCAAAGTAAGTCTGCCAACCAAATAGAACTAGCCCCGATAGGACCACTGCTAAAAACATGCGTTTTTGATCATTATTCATTTAAAAAACTCCAATTAGGAATGTAAATTTTTGATGATGAGTAGATATCACATTGATAATAGCTAGGAAAGTTTTGATTCTATAATGTCTCAAGTAAATGATTAAAAGAATCCTTTAAGCACTTCTCTTGCTCCTCGATACCTTGAACATTTTTTGTAATATAAGGAGAAACAATCACCAAGATATCGAAGCCTTTAACCTTCAATTCCGATCTTCTAAATAGATCTCTCATTATTCTCTTATAACGATTGCGTACAACAGCGTTTCCAACTTTCTTTGTAACTGAAAAACCTATACGTGAATGATCTTTAGACGAAGAAATGCGGGTTGGCTTATAATAAGCCATTAACCACTTAGACTTGAATCTCTTTGAGTTCTTCCTTAAATAGGAAAAATCCTGGGTCGATAAGAGACGATAAGACTTAT
The sequence above is a segment of the Halobacteriovorax sp. JY17 genome. Coding sequences within it:
- the rnpA gene encoding ribonuclease P protein component gives rise to the protein MVDNSYDKSYRLLSTQDFSYLRKNSKRFKSKWLMAYYKPTRISSSKDHSRIGFSVTKKVGNAVVRNRYKRIMRDLFRRSELKVKGFDILVIVSPYITKNVQGIEEQEKCLKDSFNHLLETL